A genomic stretch from Methanomicrobia archaeon includes:
- a CDS encoding ABC transporter permease, whose protein sequence is MMELFSLAARQLTRKKLRVFLIVLGIAIGVAAVIGVTSLGEGIRVQAVEQIKASYDLTTIEVSAGVSEESVTLITNSKVSAIESTAHVAFVAPYVEDSYVTRNNTYLAVKGISPDYLQIRGHSLQLEQGTWFDETAEGTPLPVVLGYDVAKRLALIEGLELGDEFTVKLRLYGEEGRPLDKTTAFVIVGVLESAGDEHDNQVFVEITEAMALDEKDAYDGLVVKVDDPAFAAAVRELIKDLGLSAHSAQDVIDEVNRLMVAVTLVLGFFSGISLVVGALMVVNTMIISVYERTGEIGLSKALGASDFDIMKLFLAECVIIGVIGGICGDLLGMGFSVLIDLVGKPFLVSALGGSIGANLEAGSITIVTPTILVAGFAISLVLSVVSGLYPALRAARLNPLDALRQI, encoded by the coding sequence ATGATGGAATTATTCTCATTAGCAGCTCGGCAGTTAACGCGGAAGAAACTGCGTGTATTCCTCATCGTGCTGGGAATTGCCATCGGGGTCGCGGCGGTAATTGGCGTCACTTCTCTGGGCGAAGGAATCCGTGTTCAGGCGGTTGAGCAGATCAAGGCCTCATACGATCTCACGACGATCGAGGTTTCCGCAGGCGTCTCAGAAGAGAGCGTAACTCTGATTACCAATTCGAAAGTCTCTGCGATCGAATCGACTGCTCACGTTGCATTTGTCGCCCCGTATGTCGAGGACTCGTACGTCACGCGGAATAATACGTATCTCGCAGTAAAAGGGATCTCGCCGGACTATCTACAGATCCGTGGCCACAGCTTGCAATTGGAGCAGGGAACGTGGTTTGATGAAACTGCTGAGGGTACACCTCTGCCGGTTGTGCTGGGCTACGATGTCGCCAAGCGTTTAGCGTTGATCGAGGGCTTAGAGCTGGGTGACGAGTTTACAGTGAAGCTCAGACTGTACGGCGAGGAAGGGCGTCCGTTGGACAAGACGACAGCATTTGTAATCGTAGGCGTACTGGAATCCGCGGGGGATGAGCATGACAATCAGGTCTTCGTAGAAATTACAGAGGCGATGGCACTGGATGAGAAGGATGCGTATGATGGTCTGGTGGTAAAAGTAGACGACCCTGCATTTGCCGCTGCGGTGCGCGAGCTGATAAAGGATCTGGGCCTGTCGGCGCACTCCGCGCAGGATGTCATCGACGAGGTGAACCGTCTGATGGTGGCGGTAACACTGGTGTTGGGTTTCTTTTCCGGTATTTCCCTTGTTGTCGGCGCGCTTATGGTGGTGAACACGATGATCATCTCGGTTTACGAGCGAACAGGCGAGATCGGACTCTCGAAGGCGTTAGGCGCATCGGACTTTGATATTATGAAGCTGTTCCTCGCGGAATGCGTGATAATAGGCGTTATCGGTGGCATTTGCGGCGATCTGCTCGGCATGGGCTTCTCAGTCTTGATAGACCTCGTCGGCAAGCCCTTTCTGGTCAGTGCACTCGGCGGAAGCATCGGTGCGAATCTCGAAGCAGGGAGCATCACCATCGTGACACCCACAATACTGGTCGCGGGATTCGCCATCTCGCTCGTGCTTTCGGTTGTTTCCGGGCTGTATCCCGCGCTGCGTGCGGCGCGCTTGAACCCGTTGGACGCGTTGCGGCAGATCTGA